A genomic window from Pseudonocardia broussonetiae includes:
- a CDS encoding winged helix-turn-helix transcriptional regulator, producing MQTYGQFCPIARAAELFAQRWTPVIVRNLLVGCRTFTEIRQGAPGISTALLAQRLDTLERNGVITSRPAPTGRGRWYSLTDMGRELKPVCDALGRWGARWIEVEPHHLDPAYVLWATTRLVDVDRLPDRTVVVRVDLRDRPEEHYWMILHRPASELCTRGTGYTEDLVARTDAACLVDIHLTRTTYADALRCGRLELAGATGLIREFSSWIRPSPFAAHVPGTAAHRAARTDSMPPSR from the coding sequence ATGCAGACCTACGGGCAGTTCTGCCCGATCGCGCGTGCCGCGGAGCTGTTCGCGCAGCGCTGGACGCCGGTCATCGTGCGCAACCTGCTGGTCGGGTGCCGCACCTTCACCGAGATCCGGCAAGGTGCCCCCGGGATCTCCACGGCGCTCCTCGCACAGAGGCTGGACACCCTGGAGCGCAACGGCGTGATCACCAGCAGGCCTGCCCCGACCGGCCGCGGACGCTGGTACAGCCTCACCGACATGGGGCGCGAGCTCAAGCCGGTCTGTGACGCCCTGGGACGGTGGGGCGCCCGCTGGATCGAGGTCGAGCCGCACCACCTGGACCCTGCCTACGTGTTGTGGGCCACGACGAGACTCGTCGACGTGGATCGGCTGCCGGACCGGACCGTCGTCGTTCGGGTCGACCTGCGCGACCGCCCCGAGGAGCACTACTGGATGATCCTCCACCGCCCGGCCTCCGAGCTGTGCACGCGAGGAACGGGCTACACCGAGGACCTGGTGGCGCGGACCGACGCCGCCTGTCTCGTCGACATCCACCTCACCCGGACCACCTACGCCGATGCCCTGCGGTGTGGCCGGTTGGAACTGGCCGGCGCGACCGGCCTGATCCGTGAGTTCTCCTCGTGGATCCGCCCCAGTCCCTTCGCCGCACACGTTCCGGGCACAGCGGCCCATCGAGCCGCACGGACGGACTCGATGCCGCCGTCGCGCTGA